From one Helicobacter canis genomic stretch:
- a CDS encoding histidinol-phosphate transaminase, translating into MITLTPDDLSLAKSLAQLKAASGSHSPSIATLRETLPALKIKIDACFLSNPYATDLFMQELESKLIAQGGLRDALEFYPSQNAAIAQKLAKYLHIDSSHIFIGNGAIEVIQAVLHNFVQTNLVVPIPTFSSYYEFVRDGVEVLLYKLPKEQNYALDIEAYTKFIQDHNAKNALLINPNNPDGGYIPYNTLRECLAKLAHLDTIIIDESFLHFAYEDSSLEQISYTKLAQEFRNVVLIKSMSKDFGVAGLRAGYGVMAKNRVEALLHNGYLWNVNGLSEFFFSLFGDDEFVQKYERVRKSYITQTQEFFKSLAQINALKIYPSKANFALVELLGGTKAQDLCIKLLSSYGIYTRSCSDKIGLEGEFLRIASRSEQENAQILQSLQEIFTGDF; encoded by the coding sequence ATGATTACCCTAACCCCTGATGACCTCTCCCTAGCCAAATCCCTAGCCCAGCTCAAAGCCGCTTCTGGCTCACATAGCCCAAGTATCGCTACTTTGAGAGAGACGCTCCCTGCCCTAAAGATCAAAATTGATGCGTGCTTTTTGTCCAATCCTTATGCGACTGATCTCTTTATGCAAGAGCTAGAATCTAAGCTTATCGCTCAAGGTGGCTTGCGCGATGCCCTAGAGTTCTACCCTAGTCAAAACGCAGCCATAGCCCAAAAGCTAGCAAAGTATCTACATATAGATTCTAGCCATATATTCATCGGTAATGGCGCGATAGAAGTGATCCAAGCAGTGCTACACAACTTCGTGCAAACAAACCTAGTCGTGCCAATCCCTACTTTTTCATCGTATTATGAATTTGTGCGAGATGGCGTAGAAGTGCTACTCTACAAGCTTCCTAAAGAGCAGAACTACGCCCTAGATATAGAAGCCTACACCAAGTTTATCCAAGACCACAATGCCAAAAACGCCCTACTCATCAACCCAAACAACCCAGATGGCGGCTATATCCCATATAACACCTTGCGCGAGTGTCTAGCCAAGCTCGCACACCTTGATACCATTATCATTGATGAGAGCTTTTTACATTTTGCCTATGAAGATAGCAGCCTAGAGCAAATTAGCTACACCAAGCTTGCACAGGAGTTTCGCAATGTCGTGCTTATCAAAAGTATGTCTAAAGACTTTGGCGTAGCGGGCTTGCGCGCAGGCTATGGGGTGATGGCGAAAAATCGCGTGGAAGCTTTACTACACAATGGCTACTTATGGAATGTCAATGGCTTGAGTGAGTTTTTCTTCAGTCTATTTGGTGATGATGAGTTTGTGCAAAAATACGAGCGCGTGCGTAAATCCTACATCACCCAAACGCAAGAGTTTTTCAAATCTTTAGCCCAGATAAACGCGCTAAAGATTTATCCCAGCAAGGCAAACTTCGCGCTAGTTGAGCTGCTAGGTGGCACAAAGGCGCAGGATTTGTGTATAAAGCTTCTTAGCAGCTATGGGATCTATACGCGCTCTTGTAGCGATAAAATCGGCTTAGAAGGAGAGTTTTTGCGCATAGCTAGCCGCAGTGAGCAGGAAAATGCGCAGATTTTACAAAGCTTGCAAGAGATTTTTACAGGGGATTTTTAA